The Oryzias melastigma strain HK-1 linkage group LG13, ASM292280v2, whole genome shotgun sequence genome window below encodes:
- the b3gat1a gene encoding galactosylgalactosylxylosylprotein 3-beta-glucuronosyltransferase 1 isoform X3: protein MPKRRDILAIVLIVLPWTLLITVWHQSAIAPLLAIRKDSGGEGKREAGGQDSKEYCASDKDIVEVVRTEYVYTRPPPWSDVLPTIHIITPTYSRPVQKAELTRLANTFLHVPNLHWILVEDSQRRTPLVTRLLRETGLNYTHLNVETPRNYKLRGDTRDPRIPRGTMQRNLALRWLRETFNANNSQAGIVYFADDDNTYSLELFEEMRSTRKVSVWPVAFVGGLRYESPKVNAAGKVYGWKTVFDPHRPFAIDMAGFAINLKLILFKPQAYFKLRGVKGGYQESSLLRELVTLNDLEPKAANCTKILVWHTRTEKPVLVNEGKKGFTDPNVEI, encoded by the exons ATGCCGAAGAGAAGAGATATTCTTGCCATCGTACTGATTGTGTTACCCTGGACTCTGCTCATCACTGTTTGGCACCAAAGCGCGATAGCTCCACTGCTTGCCATCCGCAAGG ATTCGGGTGGCGAGGGCAAGAGGGAGGCAGGAGGTCAGGACTCCAAAGAATACTGCGCTTCAGACAAAGACATCGTGGAGGTGGTGAGGACAGAGTATGTGTACACGCGGCCTCCCCCGTGGTCTGACGTGCTCCCCACCATCCACATCATCACCCCCACGTACAGCCGCCCTGTGCAGAAGGCCGAGTTGACACGGCTGGCAAACACTTTTCTCCATGTGCCCAACCTGCACTGGATCCTGGTGGAGGACTCCCAGAGGAGGACGCCTCTCGTCACGCGCCTCCTCAGAGAGACCGGGCTGAACTACACCCACCTCAACGTGGAGACCCCCAGGAACTATAAACTGCGGGGGGACACTCGGGATCCCAGGATTCCGAGAGGAACCATGCAGAGGAATCTGGCTCTGCGGTGGCTGAGGGAGACCTTCAACGCCAACAACAGCCAAGCCGGAATCGTCTACTTTGCTGATGATGACAATACGTACAGCCTGGAGCTGTTTGAGGAG ATGAGATCAACTCGGAAAGTGTCGGTGTGGCCCGTGGCTTTTGTGGGGGGGCTGCGGTACGAGTCCCCGAAGGTAAACGCAGCCGGAAAGGTCTACGGCTGGAAGACGGTGTTTGACCCCCATCGGCCATTTGCCATCGACATGGCCGGCTTTGCCATCAACCTGAAGCTCATCCTCTTCAAGCCACAGGCGTACTTTAAGCTCCGCGGAGTGAAGGGAGGCTATCAGGAGAGCAGTTTGCTCCGAGAACTCGTCACCCTCAATGACCTCGAGCCTAAAGCAGCCAATTGCACTAAG
- the b3gat1a gene encoding galactosylgalactosylxylosylprotein 3-beta-glucuronosyltransferase 1 isoform X1: protein MPKRRDILAIVLIVLPWTLLITVWHQSAIAPLLAIRKACHHLVKEIFIIPERLAVHHQHLSDSGGEGKREAGGQDSKEYCASDKDIVEVVRTEYVYTRPPPWSDVLPTIHIITPTYSRPVQKAELTRLANTFLHVPNLHWILVEDSQRRTPLVTRLLRETGLNYTHLNVETPRNYKLRGDTRDPRIPRGTMQRNLALRWLRETFNANNSQAGIVYFADDDNTYSLELFEEMRSTRKVSVWPVAFVGGLRYESPKVNAAGKVYGWKTVFDPHRPFAIDMAGFAINLKLILFKPQAYFKLRGVKGGYQESSLLRELVTLNDLEPKAANCTKILVWHTRTEKPVLVNEGKKGFTDPNVEI from the exons ATGCCGAAGAGAAGAGATATTCTTGCCATCGTACTGATTGTGTTACCCTGGACTCTGCTCATCACTGTTTGGCACCAAAGCGCGATAGCTCCACTGCTTGCCATCCGCAAGG CCTGTCACCACCTAGTAAAAGAGATCTTTATCATTCCAGAGAGGCTTGCAGTCCACCACCAACATCTCTCAG ATTCGGGTGGCGAGGGCAAGAGGGAGGCAGGAGGTCAGGACTCCAAAGAATACTGCGCTTCAGACAAAGACATCGTGGAGGTGGTGAGGACAGAGTATGTGTACACGCGGCCTCCCCCGTGGTCTGACGTGCTCCCCACCATCCACATCATCACCCCCACGTACAGCCGCCCTGTGCAGAAGGCCGAGTTGACACGGCTGGCAAACACTTTTCTCCATGTGCCCAACCTGCACTGGATCCTGGTGGAGGACTCCCAGAGGAGGACGCCTCTCGTCACGCGCCTCCTCAGAGAGACCGGGCTGAACTACACCCACCTCAACGTGGAGACCCCCAGGAACTATAAACTGCGGGGGGACACTCGGGATCCCAGGATTCCGAGAGGAACCATGCAGAGGAATCTGGCTCTGCGGTGGCTGAGGGAGACCTTCAACGCCAACAACAGCCAAGCCGGAATCGTCTACTTTGCTGATGATGACAATACGTACAGCCTGGAGCTGTTTGAGGAG ATGAGATCAACTCGGAAAGTGTCGGTGTGGCCCGTGGCTTTTGTGGGGGGGCTGCGGTACGAGTCCCCGAAGGTAAACGCAGCCGGAAAGGTCTACGGCTGGAAGACGGTGTTTGACCCCCATCGGCCATTTGCCATCGACATGGCCGGCTTTGCCATCAACCTGAAGCTCATCCTCTTCAAGCCACAGGCGTACTTTAAGCTCCGCGGAGTGAAGGGAGGCTATCAGGAGAGCAGTTTGCTCCGAGAACTCGTCACCCTCAATGACCTCGAGCCTAAAGCAGCCAATTGCACTAAG
- the b3gat1a gene encoding galactosylgalactosylxylosylprotein 3-beta-glucuronosyltransferase 1 isoform X2, translated as MPKRRDILAIVLIVLPWTLLITVWHQSAIAPLLAIRKERLAVHHQHLSDSGGEGKREAGGQDSKEYCASDKDIVEVVRTEYVYTRPPPWSDVLPTIHIITPTYSRPVQKAELTRLANTFLHVPNLHWILVEDSQRRTPLVTRLLRETGLNYTHLNVETPRNYKLRGDTRDPRIPRGTMQRNLALRWLRETFNANNSQAGIVYFADDDNTYSLELFEEMRSTRKVSVWPVAFVGGLRYESPKVNAAGKVYGWKTVFDPHRPFAIDMAGFAINLKLILFKPQAYFKLRGVKGGYQESSLLRELVTLNDLEPKAANCTKILVWHTRTEKPVLVNEGKKGFTDPNVEI; from the exons ATGCCGAAGAGAAGAGATATTCTTGCCATCGTACTGATTGTGTTACCCTGGACTCTGCTCATCACTGTTTGGCACCAAAGCGCGATAGCTCCACTGCTTGCCATCCGCAAGG AGAGGCTTGCAGTCCACCACCAACATCTCTCAG ATTCGGGTGGCGAGGGCAAGAGGGAGGCAGGAGGTCAGGACTCCAAAGAATACTGCGCTTCAGACAAAGACATCGTGGAGGTGGTGAGGACAGAGTATGTGTACACGCGGCCTCCCCCGTGGTCTGACGTGCTCCCCACCATCCACATCATCACCCCCACGTACAGCCGCCCTGTGCAGAAGGCCGAGTTGACACGGCTGGCAAACACTTTTCTCCATGTGCCCAACCTGCACTGGATCCTGGTGGAGGACTCCCAGAGGAGGACGCCTCTCGTCACGCGCCTCCTCAGAGAGACCGGGCTGAACTACACCCACCTCAACGTGGAGACCCCCAGGAACTATAAACTGCGGGGGGACACTCGGGATCCCAGGATTCCGAGAGGAACCATGCAGAGGAATCTGGCTCTGCGGTGGCTGAGGGAGACCTTCAACGCCAACAACAGCCAAGCCGGAATCGTCTACTTTGCTGATGATGACAATACGTACAGCCTGGAGCTGTTTGAGGAG ATGAGATCAACTCGGAAAGTGTCGGTGTGGCCCGTGGCTTTTGTGGGGGGGCTGCGGTACGAGTCCCCGAAGGTAAACGCAGCCGGAAAGGTCTACGGCTGGAAGACGGTGTTTGACCCCCATCGGCCATTTGCCATCGACATGGCCGGCTTTGCCATCAACCTGAAGCTCATCCTCTTCAAGCCACAGGCGTACTTTAAGCTCCGCGGAGTGAAGGGAGGCTATCAGGAGAGCAGTTTGCTCCGAGAACTCGTCACCCTCAATGACCTCGAGCCTAAAGCAGCCAATTGCACTAAG